One genomic region from Epinephelus fuscoguttatus linkage group LG6, E.fuscoguttatus.final_Chr_v1 encodes:
- the trpm6 gene encoding transient receptor potential cation channel subfamily M member 6 isoform X3, whose amino-acid sequence MSRRSWIEENLFKRECVKFIPSSRDLHRCIPVCQVCQNLIRCCCGRLMMEHSWQESPSPMSLYPGPGQDLEEDWSIELHTKASPTNAYGIVDFEDTATRVCRAKYVRLAVDSKPDVLLQLMLREWQMEKPKLLLTVQGGSENFTLPVKVKQAFSKGLITAALSTEAWILTDGINTGVSKYVGEAVKTFGGHNLRKRNTVGITPWGVIDNNTDLVGRDVFRPYQPLGNPLSKRACLNGFHSHFLLVDDGTLGKHGCQQGLRRKLEKHIQLQKIHPRLNQGVPVVCVVLEGGPAIVSTVLDYVSSVPPVPVFVFEGSGRAADLLAFLHKQTAIDRQLDADIKEDFLVRIGEVFGVEIAEASQLYSLLLQCMDHRQSITIFDSEAEDQTAPDAAILTTSLKGTKASPAEQLSVALAWDRPDIAQKVMVYGQHWQVGSLEQAMLDALVMDRVSFVKLLIDNGMTMSRFLTVDRLEELYNMPQGQTDRFLRHLVEDAKQTSLPIGHRLSLIDVGLVIEYLIGGAYRSTYTRKHFKAAYNNRLQDKEGRRDRSTSMSKQRLGLIPNSSRARSLQDLPFFRTAQPYKPKEQNVIPSSSREITLSPGLGDTPLLVPFNFNDLFVWAVLHQRQQMALFLWQHGEEALARATVACKLYRSMAFEARQSNWDDDIAERFKTYSLEFGQLAVDVLDCAFRQNEQMAMKLLTSEMEAWSHFTCLQMAVSSCHRPFVSHSCTQTLLTDLWTGPLNMRKNSFVKIILSLLLPPAILLLEFKSKAEMCHVPQSHEAALFGLESVKSAPVHEGTDHTGSQDPEQGPSFSDKCLGPVSETVTSITVQCLSWITRLYEFYTAPVVKFWFHTMSYLAFVMLFSYVVLVKMGDYPSVQEWLVIAYILSTAVEKTREVLMSEPRKLSQKLKIWFSEYWNISDFIAILLFMAGLVLRWQAEPYRTAGRISYCLDTIFWFVRVMDLLAVNQYAGPYLTMITKMTSNMFFIVVMMAVVLLSFGVSRKAILSPDEEPSWSLARDIVFQPYWMIYGEVYATEIGSCQDSNPCPPASFLTAFLQAVYMFFQYIIMVNILIAFFNNIYFDMASTSNKLWKYNRYRYIMTYQERPWLPPPLILLSHVALGLKAIYRRLSGDAEREERCSGLKLYLGHEDLKKLHEFEGKCVEGYFHEKSEDVHSRHINRIRATADRAEEMCVMMGEVSDKVNFIQDSLSELDCQLGQLQDLSAQAVDTLTLLSATDSLHQKEARLAQCRPITASRHILPHSWTLMHRGGADWDVLNMRRAIAKPCRSTPPSLLKGHALVASRLTSQECHVGARGSRGGRQGHTEKGEEGVKEDSQFGTPDHPSENCQGVSRPASHASFSLSHGAGVHLSGFRDQTTCESCGPSRCASPLSPRGLESPHHKLWTCDPYLYPNQEETSMEEEEEEEEDEEEEKRTHEELSNIEVSRASSTAVLLSDPRDISEGLVNPAFSQDDSRLSSRPKPSSQWGRPVKSPRWARLSRDRPYGYCRSLSSSVENMAFSGAPLSPMRGSFPSLNEPMNKESLSDGRSFREATSLQCSRSREWSKSSDFTQVPDSRGKNQNRKTVKIQESSPDTVTMQSHMSDASWRRCRRLRGEPTCLSASTSLSQLNFEPMDLLQKQVFSHQDVWSSTNSTWNSWARSMSRRSSLQSGIAPEAKSSSFQSTDNLYPHYSAMERNNLMRLAHTIPFTPVSLLGGEEVSIYSLEEVPSDADPESSTVSSWSSRGLSAMLQPLSSEEGSLDGGLRQGCRVLCTWAERDVLRPGLVYVVKAFKQEVVRAWQRYFPGSTALQLCLREIQQQRAAQKMMQVFNEVKPDDMHQSPRFLDVALVLWHSNGQWLTIERNMSGDFRKYNNNTGEEITPCCSLEEMLLAFSHWTYEYSCRELLVLDIQGVGEELTDPTVIMTDDQSGSRGEMLFGPDNLGDAAISGFLQKHSCRACCRKLGLADLRKCSDSCENSSEAESTPGKEDQEDDETGL is encoded by the exons ATG TCACGAAGGTCTTGGATTGAGGAAAACCTCTTcaagagagagtgtgtgaagtTTATCCCCTCATCTCGGGACCTACATAG ATGTATTCCTGTGTGTCAAGTATGCCAAAACTTGATCAG ATGCTGCTGTGGCCGCCTGATGATGGAGCACTCTTGGCAAGAGTCCCCTTCCCCCATGTCCCTCTATCCTGGTCCTGGACAGGACCTGGAAGAGGACTGGTCCATAGAGCTCCACACCAAAGCCAGTCCCACCAATGCCTATGGGATTGTAGACTTTGAAGACACTGCCACACGTGTCTGTCGGGCCAAG TATGTCCGTTTGGCTGTGGACTCAAAGCCAGACGTGCTGCTTCAACTGATGCTAAGGGAGTGGCAGATGGAGAAACCGAAGCTGCTACTGACTGTCCAGGGGGGCTCAGAAAACTTTACCCTGCCCGTTAAAGTCAAGCAGGCCTTCAGCAAAGGGCTAATAACTGCCGCTCTAAGCACAGAGGCATGGATCCTCACTGATGGCATTAATACAG GTGTGTCTAAGTACGTGGGCGAGGCAGTGAAAACATTCGGGGGACATAATCTGAGGAAGAGAAACACAGTCGGCATCACACCATGGGGAGTCATTGACAACAACACGGACCTTGTAGGCAGAGAT GTGTTCAGGCCCTACCAGCCACTGGGGAACCCTTTGAGCAAGAGGGCCTGTCTGAATGGTTTCCACTCCCATTTTCTGTTGGTGGATGATGGAACACTGGGAAAACATGGCTGCCAGCAAGGCctcaggaggaagctggagaaacACATCCAGCTACAGAAGATACACCCTC GACTCAACCAAGGAGTGCCggtggtgtgtgtggtgttggAAGGAGGCCCTGCCATTGTGTCCACTGTGTTGGACTATGTTAGCAGTGTGCCTCCTGTGCCCGTTTTTGTGTTCGAAGGATCAGGCAGGGCTGCTGACCTGCTCGCCTTCTTACACAAGCAGACCGCTATTGACAG GCAGTTGGATGCTGACATCAAAGAGGACTTCCTTGTCAGGATCGGAGAGGTGTTTGGAGTAGAGATAGCAGAAGCCTCGCAGCTCTACAGTCTCCTCCTGCAGTGCATGGATCACAGACAGTCT ATAACCATCTTTGACTCAGAGGCAGAGGACCAAACGGCACCTGATGCAGCCATTTTGACAACCAGTCTCAAGG GCACCAAGGCCAGTCCTGCAGAGCAGCTGAGTGTGGCCCTAGCCTGGGACAGGCCTGACATTGCACAGAAAGTCATGGTGTACGGACAGCATTGGCAG GTGGGTTCCTTGGAGCAGGCCATGCTGGATGCTCTGGTGATGGACCGGGTCAGTTTTGTCAAACTGCTGATTGACAACGGCATGACGATGAGCCGCTTCCTGACTGTGGATCGCCTTGAGGAGCTCTATAACATG CCTCAGGGGCAGACGGACCGTTTCCTACGCCACCTCGTTGAAGATGCGAAACAG ACTTCTCTTCCCATAGGTCACCGTCTCTCTCTCATTGACGTGGGCCTGGTGATAGAGTACCTCATAGGGGGAGCGTATCGCAGCACCTACACACGGAAACACTTCAAAGCTGCCTACAACAACCGCCTGCAGGACAAA gagGGTAGACGGGACAGATCCACCTCCATGTCTAAACAGAGACTAGGATTGATACCAAACTCTTCGAGGGCCAGGAGTCTCCAGGACCTGCCTTTCTTTAGAACTGCTCAGCCCTACAAACCCAAG GAGCAAAATGTTATTCCCTCAAGCAGTCGAGAGATCACATTGAGCCCTGGCCTGGGTGACACTCCTTTGCTGGTTCCCTTCAACTTCAACGACCTGTTTGTGTGGGCCGTGCTTCAccagcgtcagcagatggcactTTTTCTGTGGCAGCACGGTGAGGAAGCGCTGGCACGTGCTACAGTGGCCTGTAAGCTTTACCGTTCCATGGCCTTTGAGGCACGACAAAGCAATTGGGACGACGACATTGCAGAGCGATTCAAGACATATTCACT TGAGTTTGGTCAGTTGGCGGTGGACGTGTTAGACTGTGCATTTCGTCAGAACGAGCAGATGGCCATGAAGCTCTTGACTTCAGAGATGGAGGCATGGAGCCACTTCACCTGTCTGCAGATGGCTGTCTCCTCATGTCACAGACCGTTTGTCTCACACTCCTGCACTCAGACCCTCCTCACAGATCTGTGGACTGGTCCTCTCAACATGAGAAAAAACTCCTTTGTGAAG ATAATTTTGAGCCTCCTTCTGCCCCCTGCGATCTTGCTTCTGGAGTTTAAGAGCAAAGCTGAAATGTGCCATGTACCACAGTCCCACGAGGCAGCGCTGTTTGGACTTGAGTCTGTGAAGTCAGCACCAGTCCACGAGGGAACTGATCACACC GGCAGTCAGGATCCAGAGCAAGGCCCGTCGTTCAGTGATAAATGTTTGGGTCCAGTGTCAGAAACTGTAACCTCTATCACTGTGCAGTGTCTGTCCTGGATCACACGACTCTATGAATTCTACACAGCTCCTGTTGTCAAGTTCTGGTTTCACACA ATGTCCTACTTGGCCTTTGTGATGTTATTCTCCTATGTTGTCCTGGTGAAGATGGGGGATTATCCCAGTGTTCAGGAGTGGCTGGTCATAGCCTACATCTTGTCCACCGCAGTGGAGAAAACCAGAGAG GTACTGATGTCTGAGCCGAGGAAGCTGAGCCAGAAGCTTAAGATTTGGTTCTCAGAGTACTGGAACATATCAGATTTCATTGCCATCCTACTCTTCATGGCTGGTCTGGTACTGCGTTGGCAAGCTGAACCCTACCGGACGGCAGGACGCATCAGTTACTGCCTGGACACCATCTTCTGGTTCGTTAGGGTGATGGATCTGCTGGCTGTCAATCAGTATGCTGGCCCTTACCTCACCATGATCACTAAGATG ACCAGTAACATGTTCTTCATCGTGGTAATGATGGCAGTAGTGCTGCTGAGCTTCGGGGTATCCAGGAAGGCCATCCTGTCGCCAGATGAGGAGCCGTCCTGGAGCCTAGCTCGAGACATAGTCTTCCAGCCATACTGGATGATCTACGGAGAGGTCTATGCAACGGAGATAGGTT CATGTCAGGACAGCAATCCATGTCCTCCTGCTTCCTTTCTCACGGCATTCCTCCAGGCTGTCTATATGTTCTTCCAGTATATCATCATGGTCAACATACTCATTGCATTTTTTAA CAACATCTACTTTGACATGGCATCGACATCCAACAAGCTGTGGAAGTACAACCGTTACCGCTACATAATGACCTATCAGGAGAGGCCGTGGCTGCCTCCACCGCTTATCCTCCTTAGTCACGTGGCCTTAGGTTTGAAAGCCATCTACAGGAGATTAAGTGGAGATGCTGAGCGGGAGGAGAGATGCTCTGGGCTTA AGCTCTACCTGGGCCATGAAGATCTGAAGAAGCTCCATGAGTTTGAGGGGAAATGTGTAGAGGGCTACTTTCATGAGAAGAGTGAAGATGTCCACAGCAGGCATATTAACAGGATCAGAGCCACAGCTGACAG AGCTGAGGAGATGTGCGTGATGATGGGTGAGGTCTCAGATAAAGTCAACTTCATTCAGGACAGCCTGTCTGAGCTGGACTGTCAGCTGGGTCAGCTCCAGGACCTTTCGGCACAGGCAGTGGACACCctcactctgctctctgctactgACAGCCTACACCAGAAGGAGGCACGCCTGGCTCAATGTCGACCCATAACAGCGTCCCGGCACATACTCCCTCACAGCTGGACCCTCATGCACAGAGGTGGAGCAGACTGGGATGTACTTAATATGAGACGAGCCATTGCCAAGCCGTGTAGAAGTACCCCGCCTTCTTTACTGAAGGGCCATGCTCTGGTGGCGAGTAGACTGACATCACAGGAGTGCCATGTTGGAGCCAgggggagcagaggaggaagacaagGACACACTGAGAAGGGAGAGGAAGGAGTGAAGGAG GATTCACAGTTTGGTACTCCTGACCATCCCAGTGAGAATTGCCAGGGAGTCTCCAGACCTGCTTCTCAtgcttctttctctctgtcacacgGAGCCGGAGTTCATCTCAGTGGTTTCAGGGATCAGACAACCTGTGAGTCCTGTGGACCGTCCCGCTGCGCGTCTCCTCTTTCTCCCAGAGGCCTGGAGTCACCGCATCATAAACTCTGGACATGTGACCCATACCTGTATCCCAATCAGGAGGAAACTTCcatggaagaggaggaagaggaagaagaagatgaagaagaggagaaaaggacACATGAGGAGCTCTCTAATATAGAAGTGTCCAGAGCTTCTAGCACCGCTGTCCTGCTGTCTGACCCTCGAGACATCTCTGAGGGTTTGGTAAATCCTGCCTTTTCTCAGGATGATAGCCGACTAAGTTCTCGGCCCAAACCTTCCAGCCAATGGGGAAGACCAGTGAAATCCCCCAGGTGGGCTCGTCTGTCCAGAGACCGCCCCTACGGCTACTGCAGGTCTCTGTCATCCAGTGTGGAGAATATGGCTTTCTCAGGGGCACCTCTCAGTCCAATGAGGGGATCATTTCCATCTCTTAACGAACCAATGAACAAAGAGAGTTTGTCAGATGGGAGGAGTTTCAGGGAAGCCACATCACTGCAATGCAGCAGGAGCAGAG AGTGGTCCAAGTCCTCTGACTTCACTCAAGTACCAGACAGCAGAGGCAAAAACCAGAACAGGAAGACAGTGAAGATACAAGAGAGCAGTCCAGATACT GTAACCATGCAGTCCCATATGTCTGATGCCAGCTGGAGAAGGTGCCGGAGATTGAGAGGAGAACCTACATGTTTGTCGGCTTCAACCAGCCTCAGTCAGCTCA ATTTTGAACCAATGGATTTGTTGCAGAAGCAGGTGTTTTCCCATCAG GATGTGTGGAGCTCCACTAATTCAACATGGAACAGCTGGGCCAGATCCATGAGCCGCAGGTCTTC TTTACAGAGTGGGATTGCCCCTGAAG CAAAGAGCTCCTCATTCCAGTCCACTGACAATTTGTATCCTCACTATTCAG CTATGGAGAGAAACAATCTGATGAGACTGGCTCACACCATTCCCTTCACTCCTGTTTCCCTTCTGG GAGGTGAAGAGGTGAGCATCTACTCTCTGGAGGAAGTGCCCTCTGATGCTGACCCTGAATCCAGCACAGTCTCCTCCTGGTCATCACGTGGCCTCTCTGCCATGCTGCAGCCCCTCTCCAGTGAAGAGGGCTCGCTGGATGGAGGTCTCCGGCAGGGCTGCAGGGTGCTGTGCACCTGGGCAGAACGGGACGTGCTCAGACCTGGTCTGGTATACGTAGTGAAAGCCTTCAAGCAGGAGGTGGTTCGGGCCTGGCAGAGGTACTTCCCTGGTAGCACGGCACTACAGCTTTGTTTAAGA GAGATCCAGCAGCAGCGAGCAGCTCAGAAGATGATGCAAGTCTTCAATGAAGTCAAACCTGATGATATGCACCAATCACCAAG GTTTCTAGATGTAGCGCTGGTCCTCTGGCATTCGAATGGCCAGTGGCTGACTATTGAGAGGAACATGTCCGGCGACTTTAGGAAGTACAACAATAACACAGGAGAAGAGATCACCCCCTGCTGTTCACTGGAAGAAATGCTGCTGGCGTTTTCTCACTGGACTTATGAGTACTCCTGCAGAGAGCTTCTGGTACTCGATATTCAAG GAGTAGGAGAGGAGCTGACCGATCCAACAGTCATCATGACAGACGATCAAAG TGGTAGCAGGGGTGAGATGCTTTTTGGTCCAGATAACCTTGGTGATGCAGCCATCAGCGGTTTCCTGCAGAAACACTCTTGCCGTGCCTGCTGCCGCAAACTGGGCCTGGCAG